Part of the Desulfohalovibrio reitneri genome is shown below.
GACGAGTACGTCCGCCCCCAGCCCTAGTCCGCTTCAACGGAAGGCCACGATGCCCCGTCTGCCGAGTTCCCGAAGGAAGGTGGACATGGAAACCTCCGCCTCCCTGGAGTGCAGGTCGTAGCGTTCGGCAAGCTTTTGGCTGAGTTCGGCCACGGAGGACTGGCCGTCGATCCAGGACCAGACCAGTTCCCCCATCTCATCCAATTGCAGTTTTTTCTGAATGGGTGAACCGTCCCAGATGCCCACCTTGCGGGCCATGCGGGCGAACCAGGGGTTGAGTGTGGTTGGGTAGGAGAGCACCAGGCCGTCGTCGCCGGATTCCTCCTCCACATCACGGTTGCGCACCGGCACCGAGGCCAGCGCCTCCTCACGCGGAATGGTCGGCTGAACCGGCTTTTTCTTGCGGAACAAGGACATAATTCATCCGTACCTCGCGCAGCAACTCGGCATCAAGTGGCGAGGCCGAGGCCGCCCGAAGGCAGAGGATGCGGTTGCTTCCTTCCGGACGCCAGGCTTCGAGCCGCTTGTACGGCTTGCGGCGGCCCAGGCGTCCGGCCAGCCGGAGTGGATAGGAGGGGGCGCGCCGGGGCTGCATGAGCAGGCCTTCCGGAGTCTCCGAGGCTTCGGTGTTCTTGAGAAACTCTCCGTACTGCTTTTCCAGAAAGCCATGCATGCCCTGCTTCAGCAGAACCTCGGCGGGACCGAAGCGGGACAGCTCGATCTCCGACTTCTTGGTTTGGAATGTCAGCCGGAAGAGTCCGGGCTGGAAAGCGTACGTCCCAAGTTCGTATCCTGCGGGCATGACCGCCCGGATGTCGTACAGCGCGAAGGGGATGTCGCTGCCATTTCCCGACATGTGCAATCCGGACAGGGCCTTTACCGCCTCGTCGCGGTAGGCGGTCCGCCACTGCGCGGCCAGGGCCGCGCCAGCCTTGGCGTCGTAAAGCAGGCAGCCCCCGCCGCGCTCGCCAGCCAGCTCCCAGGTGAAAAATATTCGGCTGTTCCAGCGTGAGGGAAAGCCTCCGGGCGGGTTGGCCTTTTTCAGGGAACCGCCCTGTTTGGCGGGGAATCCCCGAGCCATGCGCTTGAGGTGCTTGTCCGCGGCGAATCGGCCTCGGATGGGATTCCACTTGAGGTCCAGGGCGGGATGACCGGAGGGGCCGAGGGTCAGCGTTCGCTTGCCCATGGCCACGGGCTCCCAGGAGTCTGGCGTGGACAGGTCCACGCCATTCCAGGCCACGCGCATCAGTAGGCCATCTTGCCCAGGGACTTGAGGATGAGGGTGAAGCCCATTGCCAGCATGCCCATCAAGCCCATGCCGCAGGAGAATCCAGCCAGTAGAACAGGAGCGTACTGACGCCATTTTTTGCCGTATTTCTTCAGGAAATAGAAACGCCCCAGGATGGCGCCCAGCATCTCCAACAGGTGCCCGTGCGGTGTGGTCTGCCCTAGGCCACGCACCAGACCATATACCAGCAGCACCGGCAGCCCGAGCAGGTTGAGAATGAGATAGAGGACCACCCCCAGCCCCAAGCCCGCGCCCACGACCTCCGGACTGAGCGCCTGGAAGAAGGCGGAGTTGCCCTCGATGGTGGAGGTCTGCATGAGCAGCTGGTTGAGGGCCTGGAGGTGCCAGACCTCCTGGGCGTAGGGGAACTGGGCCGAGGGGATGGGCGCCAGTTGCCAGAGGAACTGGGAGAAAAGCAGGGAAGCGACGAAGACGATGGGCCAGGCGATGACCTCGGCCTTGATGACCCCGCGCAGCGAGGTCCCGGTAAGCTCGATCTGCCGGAACTGCACCGTGGCCTCGCCGTAGTTGTGGTACGGGATAGGGGCGTACCATATCTCAATGCCGGAATATCCGAAGTACTTGGCTCCGGCGATGAAACTCGCCTCCCGCACCATGGGCAGGTTGACCGCCTGGCCTGCGATGCCCTCCATGCGCGCCGTAATGTAGGAGATCACCGGCGTGTAGACGAAGCCGTAGAGGATGAAGAATATCCATGGAAAACCGGGAACGATGAACACGCAAATGAGGGTGTAGGAGATGGTCGAGAAGAAATAGATGCCGATGGAGAGCCAGAAATTGATGTCGCCCCGCTCCGGCCTCCCCCTGACGAGGTCTTTCCAGGATGCCTTGGGCTGGCCTCCCGTCCCCCGGAAGGACCTGACCACGTACCAAACGCCCACGGCCGCGATGGCCAGGCCGAGGCCGATGGAGAAGCTCATGTAGAAGTCGAAATTGTTGGCGAAGATGGTTTCCACCGTGCGCATGCCGGGATTCCATCTGGTGAGCAGGCCGTTTTCGTAGAGAATGGGGTTGGCGATGAAGGTCAGGATGACCCCGAGAAAACCGCCGAGGACGGCCCAGAAGGGCAGCACCATGCCGATGAAGATCAGCCCCAGGTCGAGTTGGATGCCTGTGGCCACGGCCGGCAGGACGTCCTCGGTGTATTGGGTCAGCTCAATCCAGGGTATGGGGATGAGGCGGATGGGCTCCATGAAGACTAGGCCGGACACCGCCGGTAAAAGCACATAGATGGCCCCGAAGGCAAGGCCGACCACACCTCCAATGGAAAAGACCCGCCATTTCCAGCTTGTTTCCTTGTCCTCTGTGGATTCGGCAAGGGCCATGGTGCCAAGCGCGGCCACCGGAGCCATGGGGAAGGGGAGCTTCTCCACGTCCGAGGTGATTCGGTACATGGCGTAGCCCAGGCCGAACTGGTCAATGCGCTGGATGAGCTGCGCACCGAACAGCAGCAGGATGGGCATGAGCCAGTCGCGGTGGAGGAAGGTCCGTTCCAGAAGCGATTCGCTGCCCGCCTGCGGGGCGATCCATTCCGGTATGAACTCCGTCAGCCCCAGCATCCGGGCGGCGTCCGACTGCACTAGGTATTGCTGCCAAAGCAGTCCCTGGAACGGTGAGGCCAGGGCCGCTCCCGCCATGTAGTAAAGGAGGAAGATTTCCTGCTGTTTGAGGGAGGTGTAGGAGCGCTTGGCGATCTCGGCGAAGAGGATGATGGTCACCCAGCGGGCGGCCGGGCCGATTCCCTGGCCGATGACCAGTTGCAGGTACATCGAGCCCGGCATCATCAAGAAGCCGATGAATACGGCTCCGATCAGGGTCTTCCAATCGAAGCCCTCTTCGAATTTCTCGGGCGGCTTCAGCAGGTCCCGATATTCTTGAAGTTCCTTGTCGTCGTGCATTCGCTCGTCCCGAATCAGTCAGGCAGGACCTGGTAGGTCAGGCCGGTCTCCATGCTGACCAGCGCCCATATGCCGCCCATGAGAAAGTCGCCCAGTATGAGGCCGAAGAACAGGAAGCGCACCTTGCGGTAGAGGTTGATGCCGCCGTAGCGCAGGCAGAGCTGATTGGCGGCCCAGCCCACCAGAAAGTTGAACCACAGGTAGCGCATGGCCGTTGAATAGATGACCAGGTAGCCGATGGGGTGCAGCGGCCACCAGTAGAAGCGGCGGTAGCAGAGGATGAGGGTGGTCATGACTAGGCCGCCGATGACGGCGAAGGTGATGACCCATTCCTGCGGGCCGAGGGGGGCGTCCACCAGCCGCTTGACGTTCTCGTACACGCTCATGGTGGTGCGCTGGGCCCAGATGAGTTCCAGTTCCCGCAGGCCGTACTTGTAGCAAAGGGCCAGCATGGCTGCGAAAGAGACCAGTACGCCGAGGAAGATGACGGCCATGACGCCGATGAGCAGCAGGCGGCGGTTGCGCACACGCTCGGAGATCTTGGCGCTGTGGATGAGCGAGGGCATGAGGGATTCGCGCAGATCCAGGAAAAGAACCTTTTGGGCCACCCCCGCCAGCAGCAGCCCCGCGCTGGAGAAGAACTTGGAGCCGAAGATGGCCAGCAGTCCGTCAATGGGCGCGGCCGTAAGGGTGAAGTAGGCTAGGCCGCCCTGGGTGATGACCCGGCTGGCCACCAGGGTTATGACCAGGAACATGCCCACAGTGACAACGGCCGGAAGCAGGTTCATGCCGAAATAGATGCACCATCCGGCCAGCAGGCCGAAGCCGATCACAAAGCCCCAGAAGGCGGTTCGCACCTCCATCCATTCGGATTCGCTGCGCTCCACTTTGCCTCGGCTGAAGGCGCTGCGCAGAATGAAGGCGATGTGTCCGCGTCCCAGCCAAAGGAGGAAAAGGAAGAAGATGCCGTAGGCGCCGATCATCTGGGTTTCTTCCACCATGGCCAGGGTTGGGCCGAAGGTCACGCCCAGGGCGGAGGAGGGCAGTCCCAGGCCCATGACATCGAACACGCCGAACATGAGCCCGCCCAGCAGGTAGAAGAACCACATGGAGAAGGAAATCTGCCTCGTGGTCAGGAAGGCGAAGCCGATGAACGCCGGGTAGATGTAGATGCGCAGCTTGTAGAAGCCGGAAAAGAGCCCGTACTTGGAGAAGTATTTGCCCGCGAAGATGAAGGTGGGGATCTGAGGAATCTGCGGGTAGAAATGGTTGAGCCCGTTGATGAGGTGCAGAAAGCAGGTCAGCCCCAGCCCGATGAGGAAATAGCGGTTGGTGAAGAAGTCCTTGAGGGCGTTCTGGTCGAAGTATTCGGTCATCAGCTGCGGCAGGCGCAGCAGAGGAAAGTTGACCCGCTCGTTCTCCACCCACTGCCTAGCCACCAAGTTGGTCAGGCAGATCATCACGAAGTAGGCCAGGAAGATGAACACGCCCCACCACAGGAAGGGGGCCACCCAGGCCGACAGCGGAGCGTTGGACAGCACCTCCAGGGGGCCCATGGTGATGCCGCCCTCGATGCCGTCGTACAATTGCTCCACCGCCTTGTTGTCCGCCGGGTAGAGCTTGTCCGGCAGCAGGGGGCCGAGTACTTCCCTGAAGCGGTTGCCCGGCGTGGCGAAGTGCAGGGGGACGGTGAGATTGAGCAGGAAGGTGCGGACAAGTCCCGTATAGGGGATGCCGGAGACCAGCACCATGAGTATCCAGGATACCAGCAGTTCCAGCCCGCGAAAGACCGGCGGCCGTCTGGTGAGCCAGGACAGTCCCGCGGTCAGCACCGTGAGCCAGATCATGATGAAGAAGGGAGCCAGGGGGAAGTGCCCGCCACCCAGCAGCGTGGCCCGCATGAGCATGTTGTTGTACGGGGTGGCCCAGGCGATGAGCAGGCCGCCCAGCACTCCGAGCAGCACGGCCCGCAGGCGTATGGAGTTTTGCGCAGCCATGGTCTAGCCGGTCCCCCTGGGATGTTCTTCCATGAATCTGTGCAGCACGTCCTCGTAGCTCTTTTGGGCCTGGGGTTCCAGCGAGCGCCAGACCAGAAGCTGTTTGCGGATGTCGTTGAGGAAGTTCTTGTTGATGCGACGCCAGACGCTGGCCTCGCCCGACTCGCGGGTGATGCGGATCTGGATCTCCAGGAAGCCTTCCTGCTCGGCCGAGGGGCAGAAGATCAGTTCCGTGGTCTGTTTGACTCCGAAGTCGAAGGGAGCCAGCCAGATGCGGGCGCGCAGGTTGAGGCAGGGGTCGCCGTCCCGTTCCTCCATGGCCTTGCGGCTCAGGGAGGGGTCCTTGGGCAGGGCGGGGCAGGCGAATGAGCAGCCGATGTCGTCGGCGCAGAAGAGGCCGTGGGTCACGTCCTGGTGGGCCATGTAGTAGTCCAGCAAAAATCCGCCGATGCATTCCTGCTCCGGGTACTTGAGCAGGAAGGGCAGGGTCATGAATACTTCGCTGCCTTCGCCCTCCGGCATGGTCCAGGAGCGGTTCACGTCCGGTATGGCGATGTCCGCGGCCACCTTGGAAGGATAGATGACCGAGATAAGCGTCACGGTGATGACCAGCAGCATGGCCGCCACTCCGGCCAGGGAGGAGTAGTTGGCCGTCATGCCGGACCACAGGGCTGTGCCAGCCAGGAAGGCGGCCGCGGTCTGAGCCAGCAGATAGCCTAGCACGGCCGAGATTACGGCGAAGGCCACCGCTTCGGCGATGAACAGGTAGGAAACGTGAGTGGGGGCCATGCCTATTGAAGTGTAAACCCCGATCTCCCGTTTGCGCTCGTACACGCTGGAGATCATGGTGTTGAGCACGATGAGCACGGCGATGATAAGGGGAATGACGATGTTGGGCACGCCGGAGTAATTGATGGCGTCGGCCGCGTGGTAGGTGTAGGTGCCGTCCGGACGGCCCGCGAACAGGGTCAGTCCGAAACGGTCCGTGAGGTGTCCTGCCAGTTCGGCCACGCTCTGGTCCTTGCCGGGCTTGACCGCGAAGCCTTTGACCTTGCCGCCCAAAGCCAGGGCCGCCTGGGAGGGGACGATGATGGTCTGGGAGCCACGCACGTGCTGGTAGCGGCTCTGGAAGGCGGAGATATCCTCGCCTGATTCGATCTCTTCCATCTCCGCCTCGGTGCGCTGGACCATGGTTTCCGAGGGATAGACCACGGGCGTGGGCGGTTCGCCGTCCAGGTCGGTGAAGGCGTCCAGCTTGTCCCCGTCGAAACACCCACTGACCTTGTAGGGAATGCCCCACAGTTCGACCGTGGCGCCTTGCGGAGCGGCAGGGTCAATGCCCAGCCTCTCGGCCAGGTCCGCCGGAAGCAGTGCGGACTCCACATCGCCCTTGCCGAACCAGGAGCCTCCCACCAGAATGCTGTCCAGGCCTGTGACCTCGGGCTCCCGCCAGGACATGCCAACCAGGCCCCTGGCCGTCTCCAGGTCCCCGGAGCGTCCTTCGCCCGGCTCCACTGGAATGAAGGCGGCCGTTGTGCGGTCCTCGTTCTCCAGCCAGACCCGGTCCGCAACCACGGCGCCGTCATGGAACTTGTTGCGGACGATGGAATCCGCCTCGCGCGGAAGATCGGCCCAGCCGAGGCCCTTCATCATGATGCCCTGGTAGGCGGCGGTGTCCGAGAAGAGCATGGCGCTCTCGCGGCGCACGGACTTGACCGCGGTAAAGCTCATGATTGTGAAAGTCAGGATGACCAGGGTGACGATGGTCAGGGACGTGCGGATCTTGCGGCGGCGTAGGTTGGTCACGCCGATGACGAAGGCCGCGGAGAAGGCCCGCAGACGGCTGACCTCCGAGGAGGTGATGTGCCCGGAACGCTTCTGGATCTTCTCCATCTCCTGCTCGAAACGGCGGAAGATGATGAGCGAGACGAAGGCGGATAGCCCCACGATGAAAAAGGCCAGCACGACCACCAGCGGCGAGTAGGTCAGTTGGAAGGCGGGGTGGACCGAGTAGATGACCGCGATGACCGCTGCGAGGATGACAAGAAAGCCGATGATGCGGCGGTGGATGTCCGCCGAGGCGAAGACGATGCGCTCTGCGCAGTAAGCAAAGGGCACGAACAGGGCCACGTAGAAGAGCACCCCGAAGAGTACGTCCTTCTGTGTGGCCTCCACGTCGTTGTAGACGCGCTCGGCCAGGGCCCATGATGTCCTGGAGTTTTCCAGGAAGGCGCTGTAACGCTTTTCCTCCAGGGCGCGGGTGGCTTCGGCCAGGTCGCGTTTGCCCCGTTGCTGCAATTCCCTGATGCGCTGGTTGACGATGCCGTGGGTCTCGAGGTTTTCGATGCGCGGATCGAGAAGGGACCACATGTCCATGGCCACGCGGTACTCCGTGGCCTTGATGCGCGGCCATTCCTTGGGCAGGTAGCCGGTTCCCCTGGGGCCCTCGCCCTTGGCCCCGGTGAGGATGAGCTTGCGTTTGAGCACCGTGTCCGAGAGGGTCATCTTCATTGGGATGCCCGTGGGCAGGTAGATGGAGGCCATGGTGGAGTCGCGGGTATCGATGCGCGAATACCAGTAGCGGATGGGTTCGGACTCCCGCCGCCCGTCGTACAGTTCCAGCTTGGTCATCCAGTTGAAGGTGCGCGGTTCAAGCAGGCCGAACAAGGTGATCTGGTCGGCGTTGAACATGACCACGTCGGTTTCCATCTGCCGCCGGTACATCTTCACCCGGTAGGAATCCTTGCCGGTGAGCGGCTTGTCGATGGCCCAGACGACCTCTCCGGTGCGCTCGTCGAAGCGGTACCCCTCCAGAACCATCTTGTGGTAGGTGTTCTTCTTGTCCGCGATGCCCGTGTAGCGGAACTGACCGGCTGTGTCGGCCATGGCGTAGAAGATGGCCGGTCCCTGGTAGGCCTGCACCACGGTGCCGGGGGCGGGCTGTTCCGCGAACAATTCCCCCTGCCGCTGCAGGTTGGCCCGGCCGATGAGTTCGGCCAGCCCATAGCGCGGCAGCTCCCAGTAGAGATTGTCCTCGACCGTGGCCAGGTGGCCCAGCAGTCCCTTGACCAGGGTTGTCTGCTTGCGCAGGGATTCGAAGTTCACTCTGTCCGGGGTGTCGTGGGGAGTGCCCCAAGTGGGCCGAGCGTCCTCGGTGGTGGCCAGGGTCAGGCCCAGGTAGCCGGCCAGGGCCGAGACTTCGCCGCCCATGAAGGGCTTGTCCAGGAAATAGGTTCGCCAGGGGCGCAGCCGCGAGGGCCGCAAGGTCTCCTGGTAGAGGTCCAGGCCCTGCTCCGCCTGTACCTTCTCCGCGCCGTCCTTCAGAATACGGGCGATGATGTTGTAATCGGGGTGGCGGTTGCGGTCGGGGCGTATGTCGTACATGAAGCCGTAGTCGAAGGCTCCCACGCCATGTCCGTGGCTGGAAAGGTGCAGAGAGACCATGACCGGGGTTTCGTGCCGGGCGAATACAGCCCGCGCCCTGCGCCCCGATTTGGCCGCTTCGAGCTGGGTCTGTGCGTCCTCGAAAGCCGCCCGTTGGTCTTTTATGGCATCTGGCCGGAATCCCTGCACGATCTCCAGGGCCTTTCCGGTGAGTTGAGCGAAAGAGCCGGTGGAGGCGATGTCCCGCAACAGCATGCGGCGGTTGACCAGCCTGTTGATTTCTTGGTCCTTGTCCTTGTTGCCTTGCAGCCGCAAACGCTGCAAGCGGGTGGAGATGGCGTCGATGGCATTGCGTACCCTGTAGTCCAGAGCCTCGCCCGCCAGTTCGGCGTCCCTGCCGGTCAGTTCCCGTAAGGGGACACCGGACCGAAGGACCTCCAGGCTGGCCTTGGCGCGTTGCGCACGCCGCTGTTGCTTGCGGACGATCTCCTTGAGACGCAGGGACTTGACCTTGACCGACCAGACGAAGTCGCGCCAGCCCGCCTGGGCATGTCCCTGCCCGGCCGAAGCCACTAGGACAACGCTGCGGGCGGGCGGGTTTTCCTTGAAGTATTTGGCCACTTCCAGCAGGGCGGCGATGGAGCAGGCCTCGTCCGCGCCGGGGGATTCGCCGGGCAGGTAGTTGGAGGAGTCGTAGAAGGCCTGCACGCCCAGCATCTGTTCCTTGAGCTGCGGGTCGGTGCCCTCGATGACCGCGTAGACGTTTTCCCCGCGTACCCGCTCCCAATTGATGCGGGAGCGCACCGTGGCCTCCGAGGCCAACTCTCCGGCAGGGGCTTGGCGGAAGTCGGGAAAGAGGGAGCGGAAGCGCTCGCCCTGCATGACGAAGATGGGGAACTGGACCGGTGTCAGTTCCTTCTTGTCCTCATAATATCCTTTGGGGTTGTCATTGAAATCCACCAGGATGCAGGCCCTGGCCCCCAGCATGGCAGCGTTTTTCCAGTGTTTGCCCGAAACCTGGTTCATAACCACGATGGCGTCTTCGATCCGGCGGCCGTTCATTTCGGCCAGGCTGCCCCCCTCTACCCAGATGAGGGGGCCGGAGTATCCCTCCGGAGGGATGGTCTGCGGAGTGACGGAGTTGTAGAGCAGGGGGTTGAGATCGATTTGCTCCCCGCGCGCCGGAAGCTCCAGGCTGGAGCCACGATGGACACGCTTGGGGTAGTGGAAAATCTGGCGGTCAGTTGAATAGCCCAGTTTCGTGAACACGGATTCCACGTGGTCGGCGGCCTTGGCCGCCCCCGGGCTGTCGAAGGAGCGGTCGCCCCACTGGCTGAACAACTCCACCGTGTCGCGCGTGTCGGCCCCGGCGTCCGTGGCCGCCAGGCCCAGTGCCAGGCAAGCCAGAAGAAGCAGACTGGCTACTCGTCTCATGCCCTGGCGGACACCTCGCCCACCTGGATGTCCAGGTCCTCGCGATTCTCGATCTTGTCTATCTTGCCGTCCACGATCCAGACCACCCGGTCGGAGACGTTGAGCATTTTGTAGTCGTGTGTGGCGGTGATGATGGTCACGCCGCGTTCCTGGCTGAGGTTCTTGAGCAACTCGATGATCTCCGCGCCCGTGGTCAGGTCCAGGTTGCCGGTGGGTTCGTCCGCCAGAATGATATTGGGGGAATTGGCCAGCGCGCGGGCCACGGCAACGCGCTGTTGCTGGCCGCCGGAGAGTTCCTGCGGCTTATGGTTGTAGCGTCCCTCCAGCCCCACCAGGTTGAGCAGCTCCACGCCCTTGTCCTGGGCGTCGTCCTCGTTCATGCCACCGAAGGTCATGGGAAGGGTGACGTTCTCCAGGGCGGTCATGACCTGGATGAGATTGAAGGTCTGGAAGATGTAGCCGATCTTGCGGTTGCGCAGCCAGGCCAGCTCAAAGGCGTCCAGCTGGGCGATGTCCACTTCGTCGATGAAGACCTTGCCCTCGGTTGGTTTGTCCAGTCCGCCGATCATGTTGAATAGTGTGGACTTGCCCGAGCCGGAGGGACCCATGATGGAGAGGTATTCCCCAGTACGCACTTCCAGGGAGACGCCCTTGAGGGCCTCCACCACGTGCTTGCCCATGGTGAAATTCTTCTTCACGTGGCTGACGCGAACGATGACGTGGCCTTCGGCCATGGAATCACTCCTCCGCCCGCATGGCCTCCACGGGGCGCATGCGGGCCGCGACCAGTGCGGGATAGAAAACGCCGATCAGGCTCAGCCCCAGGCCGATGCCCACGGAAGCCAACAGGGACAGAACGAAATCAAGGCCGGGCATATGGACCATGGCCGACCAGCCGAACCGAAGCAGGCCCACGAGAAGGCCAATCAGACCGCCCAGCACAGCTCCGATGAGCGCTCCGGCAACGCCCTGCATGCCCGCCTCCAGGAGGAAGAGGCGCAACACAAAGCTGTCCAGGGCGCCCAGGCATTTCATGGTCCCGATCTCCCGAAAGCGCTCGGTCACGGCCATGAGTTGCGCGTTGACGATGCCCACGGCGCAGACCAGCAGGGAAAGGACCACAATCCAGCGTGACTTGGCCCCGCTGCCGACGTCCTCCGCCCCGGTTGGGACGTCGAACCCGGCGTCTTCAAGTTGGAGGCGTATGTTTGGCAGGCCGGAGTCGAGCAAACCTGAGGCGATGTCCGCGGAAACCAGAATAAAGGACAGGAAGGCCACGGCCAGAACCAGGGTCATGACCGTGATGCAGTTGCGAAAGAACCGCACCTTGAGGCTTTTGATGCTGATGTCGAGGGATTTGCGAAAAGGAAGAACGACTTCCTTGCGCACATCCTGCTCGAACCCGCCGCCCTGGTTCGCGCTGTTCATTCGTCCATGCCGGGTTGGGTTGCCAGTGGGACCATCGTGAAAACCCTACCCAAAAAAGAGTTCTTTGCAAACGACGAACTTGTGAAGAATGGTTAAATCATTTCACGGGCGTTGACGAAGCGTACCCGGTCGTATTCAGCCAGCGAGTCCAGCAAACGCTCCAGAAAGGAGAAGGCCGCCCCGTTCATGCGTTGGTGGTGCAGCATAAGCCCGCATTCGCCGCGGGATACCGCCCGGGACAGCTGCGATAGCAATCCCGCCAGGCAGTCTTCGGGAGACTCTTCCTTGCGGGTGTGCAGGTCCACGTTGACGGGTATCCCCCGCATGCCAGGAGGAAGCGGCGGTCCTTCCCCGCACCAGCGGGAAACGGCTCGGAAACCGGCCCTGGCCAGCATGTCCAGGGTTTCGGCGTCGGTGCGGTTCCAGGGCGGAGTGAACAGCGGGTGGAAATATTGGCCCAGGTAGCGGGTGAGGATGTCGCGCCCCCGCTCGATGCGCCGGCCTTTCTCCTCCAGGGGCACGTCGTGCCCGAATTCGGATTTCTTGCCGCGCTGCTGCGTGTTGGCGTGGCGGAAGCCGTGCTGGTGCAGGCAGAAGATCTCTTCGGCCGGGTCCAGAGTACGGAAAAAATCCCTGTGGCGCATGGGCAGCCAAGTGGGCACCACCGCCAGGGCCAGGGGCACGGAACGGCGCCGGAAGACATCCAGCAGTTCCGGAAAGCCACGACCGGGCATGCCGATGTCGTCGGCCCGCACGAAGACGGAGACCGGGCCGCCGCGCTCCTCCATGGCCCTGTCCAGAACGTGTTCGAGCCGCGCCTCCAGATCAGCGGGCGGATCGCGATAAAGGGCGCAGGGCGTGTGGCTCAGGGCCATCACTCCCCCCCGGCCAGCGTTCGCAGAATCCTCGCCGAACGGTCGGCACCGCCGAGGTCGACATCGTGGGAGGGACGTTGTTTGGTGACGGCCTCGCAGATGCGGGCTGCCAGCCCCTCGGGGAAGAGGTCGTAGGAGCCGAGAACGGACAGGGCGCCGAGTTCGGCCAGCTTTTCCGCCCGTTCCGCCTGTTCGGAGTTGGCGTCGAATGGCAGGACCAGGGCGGGAATGCCCGCGGCCAGCACGTCCATGCAGGTGTTGTAGCCGGCCATGGAGATTGACAGGTCGGAGGCGGCCAGAATGTCCGGAAAACGCTGGGAAAAACGGCCGGCCGTGACGCGGGGCAGCCCGTGCGCCCGCACCCGGAGGCGCTGGTACTCATCCTCCTCCATGAAGGGGCCGCAGTACAACCGCAGGACATAGTCGGGTCTGTCACCCAGCAGGGAGAAGGCCTCCAGAACCGAGCGCAGAAG
Proteins encoded:
- a CDS encoding ABC transporter ATP-binding protein; amino-acid sequence: MAEGHVIVRVSHVKKNFTMGKHVVEALKGVSLEVRTGEYLSIMGPSGSGKSTLFNMIGGLDKPTEGKVFIDEVDIAQLDAFELAWLRNRKIGYIFQTFNLIQVMTALENVTLPMTFGGMNEDDAQDKGVELLNLVGLEGRYNHKPQELSGGQQQRVAVARALANSPNIILADEPTGNLDLTTGAEIIELLKNLSQERGVTIITATHDYKMLNVSDRVVWIVDGKIDKIENREDLDIQVGEVSARA
- a CDS encoding ABC transporter permease, which produces MNSANQGGGFEQDVRKEVVLPFRKSLDISIKSLKVRFFRNCITVMTLVLAVAFLSFILVSADIASGLLDSGLPNIRLQLEDAGFDVPTGAEDVGSGAKSRWIVVLSLLVCAVGIVNAQLMAVTERFREIGTMKCLGALDSFVLRLFLLEAGMQGVAGALIGAVLGGLIGLLVGLLRFGWSAMVHMPGLDFVLSLLASVGIGLGLSLIGVFYPALVAARMRPVEAMRAEE
- a CDS encoding DUF2334 domain-containing protein, encoding MALSHTPCALYRDPPADLEARLEHVLDRAMEERGGPVSVFVRADDIGMPGRGFPELLDVFRRRSVPLALAVVPTWLPMRHRDFFRTLDPAEEIFCLHQHGFRHANTQQRGKKSEFGHDVPLEEKGRRIERGRDILTRYLGQYFHPLFTPPWNRTDAETLDMLARAGFRAVSRWCGEGPPLPPGMRGIPVNVDLHTRKEESPEDCLAGLLSQLSRAVSRGECGLMLHHQRMNGAAFSFLERLLDSLAEYDRVRFVNAREMI